A single Curtobacterium sp. MCJR17_020 DNA region contains:
- a CDS encoding DUF308 domain-containing protein encodes MSDTVDDATTVNEATQRARYWPIPILRAVPAAVVALVITFSTNHAAGYGLLLFAGFALVEGIVLLWAGVARLPLDGRSRRTTLLQAVITLLAAVAGFAGNGLGLPAFISVIVAFAVLTGALELAQGLRARRRSPFARDWTTIGALTLLLAIAFLITPPDYSQQLGGVEQVTGTLDASIVLVGLLGAYLAITAVFHVIAGLSHKWGTATPAVAPDGAPHA; translated from the coding sequence GTGTCCGACACCGTGGACGACGCCACCACCGTGAACGAGGCGACCCAACGCGCGCGGTACTGGCCGATCCCGATCCTCCGGGCGGTCCCCGCCGCGGTCGTCGCGCTCGTCATCACCTTCTCGACGAACCACGCCGCCGGCTACGGCCTGCTGCTGTTCGCCGGCTTCGCCCTGGTCGAGGGAATCGTGCTCCTGTGGGCCGGCGTCGCGCGGCTCCCGCTCGACGGTCGGTCCCGCCGCACCACGCTGCTGCAGGCGGTCATCACCCTGCTCGCCGCCGTCGCCGGGTTCGCCGGCAACGGCCTCGGGCTGCCGGCGTTCATCTCGGTGATCGTCGCCTTCGCGGTGCTCACCGGGGCCCTCGAGCTGGCCCAGGGGCTGCGGGCTCGTCGTCGTTCCCCCTTCGCGCGGGACTGGACCACGATCGGCGCACTCACCCTGCTGCTCGCGATCGCGTTCCTCATCACCCCGCCGGACTACTCGCAGCAGCTCGGTGGGGTGGAACAGGTCACCGGCACGCTGGACGCCTCGATCGTCCTGGTCGGCCTGCTCGGCGCCTACCTCGCCATCACGGCGGTCTTCCACGTGATCGCCGGCCTCTCGCACAAGTGGGGCACGGCCACGCCGGCCGTCGCCCCGGACGGAGCACCACACGCATGA
- a CDS encoding cation diffusion facilitator family transporter, which yields MGHDHGAGHSHGHASERALLIAFCISATILLAEVVGAVVTGSLALLVDAGHMVVDTGGLGIGLVATRLARRSPTTQRTWGFQRAEVLGATAQAAILLAVGVFVIISAIQRLFVPAEIHSGPLLVFGIIGLVGNLVAYGVLLRASGEGFTSRAARLEVLNDTLGSVAVIAAAVVLMLTGWERADSVAAILIGLLILPRAIRLLRETANVLLESTPPGLDLDDVRGHILELEHVIAVHDLHATLVATGVPNLTAHVVVDDECFSTAHAPRILDELQQCVAEHFDVPVEHSTFQLEPASHRRHEHEVHA from the coding sequence ATGGGTCACGACCACGGAGCAGGGCACTCGCACGGGCACGCGTCCGAGCGCGCACTGCTCATCGCGTTCTGCATCTCGGCGACGATCCTGCTGGCCGAGGTCGTCGGTGCCGTCGTCACGGGCTCCCTCGCGCTGCTGGTCGACGCCGGGCACATGGTCGTCGACACCGGCGGGCTCGGCATCGGACTCGTCGCGACGCGGCTCGCCCGCCGCAGTCCGACGACGCAGCGCACGTGGGGCTTCCAACGTGCCGAGGTGCTCGGTGCCACGGCCCAGGCGGCGATCCTGCTCGCGGTCGGCGTCTTCGTGATCATCTCCGCGATCCAACGGCTGTTCGTGCCCGCCGAGATCCACTCCGGGCCGCTCCTCGTCTTCGGCATCATCGGACTCGTCGGCAACCTGGTGGCCTACGGGGTGCTGCTGCGGGCCTCGGGCGAGGGCTTCACCTCGCGCGCCGCCCGGCTCGAGGTCCTCAACGACACCCTCGGTTCGGTCGCCGTCATCGCCGCCGCGGTCGTGCTCATGCTGACCGGCTGGGAGCGTGCCGACTCGGTCGCCGCGATCCTCATCGGCCTGCTCATCCTGCCGCGGGCGATCCGACTGCTGCGCGAGACCGCGAACGTGCTGCTCGAGTCCACGCCGCCGGGGCTCGACCTCGACGACGTGCGGGGCCACATCCTCGAGCTCGAGCACGTCATCGCCGTGCACGACCTGCATGCAACCCTGGTGGCGACGGGGGTCCCGAACCTGACCGCGCACGTGGTGGTGGACGACGAGTGCTTCTCGACGGCGCACGCTCCGCGGATCCTCGACGAGCTGCAGCAGTGCGTGGCGGAGCACTTCGACGTGCCCGTGGAGCACTCGACCTTCCAGCTGGAGCCTGCGTCGCACCGGCGGCACGAGCACGAGGTGCACGCGTAG
- a CDS encoding DUF4166 domain-containing protein produces MTRSPYELSTPSDVLARLHPRLSTYFGAIPPGHVGRGEGVFAVVGTPRRWLWPLLAVFARDSVMFPVWERDVPFTVENRPARVRRGRGGREARPAVRAHRTFRFRSGSRTMVDAITAEPDGLVDHLGRHGRVSARLRAEVDAHGPDAGALRLVSTRVTFRALGREVRLPALIAPRVLLTERFDDEADLQRVSLVLSAPVLGTLYRYEGAFRYEIAPDTERG; encoded by the coding sequence GTGACCCGGTCGCCCTACGAGCTGTCCACACCATCCGACGTGCTGGCCCGGTTGCACCCGCGACTGTCGACGTACTTCGGCGCGATCCCGCCCGGTCACGTCGGCCGCGGCGAGGGTGTCTTCGCCGTCGTCGGCACACCGCGCCGCTGGCTCTGGCCACTGCTCGCCGTCTTCGCGCGCGATTCCGTCATGTTCCCGGTCTGGGAACGGGACGTCCCGTTCACGGTCGAGAACCGCCCGGCTCGCGTCCGTCGTGGACGAGGAGGCCGGGAGGCCCGCCCCGCGGTCCGCGCGCACCGCACCTTCCGGTTCCGCTCCGGCAGCCGCACGATGGTGGACGCCATCACCGCCGAACCGGACGGCCTGGTCGACCACCTCGGTCGCCACGGGCGCGTCAGCGCCCGGCTCCGGGCGGAGGTCGACGCACACGGGCCGGATGCGGGCGCCCTGCGCCTGGTCTCCACGCGCGTGACGTTCCGTGCGTTGGGACGCGAGGTGCGCCTCCCGGCCCTCATCGCACCGCGGGTGCTGCTCACAGAACGATTCGATGACGAAGCCGACCTCCAGCGCGTGTCCCTCGTGCTCTCGGCACCGGTGCTCGGCACGCTGTACCGGTACGAGGGGGCGTTCCGGTACGAGATCGCGCCGGACACAGAACGGGGATGA
- a CDS encoding LysR family transcriptional regulator has product METRLLEQFVTVAAEGSVTRAAERLWAAQSTVSAGIASLERTFGVRLFDRTGRHLVLTTAGEDLLPHARAVLESLDRMRDLATVDDADLRGRVRLGIFTSMDIVDLTGVLQRFRRRHPLVTVELMTSPSGTTGLVQDLVAGRLDLAYTGLPTVPAGVVVEPLREMPFRVFTASDHPLAGRVSVSLAELADEPFVDTAHGFGNRIILDGALERLGIRRRIVAEMNDMPAVIRFASAGLGVGVVPDSGVRHDGAVLELEDAVEPLRIGLAIRTSPEPNRAVRTLARDLVAARVV; this is encoded by the coding sequence ATGGAGACCCGCCTGCTCGAACAGTTCGTCACCGTCGCCGCCGAGGGCAGCGTGACCCGCGCGGCCGAACGGCTCTGGGCGGCGCAGTCCACGGTGTCTGCGGGGATCGCCTCGCTCGAGCGGACCTTCGGCGTGCGGCTGTTCGACCGCACCGGACGACACCTCGTGCTCACGACCGCCGGCGAGGACCTGCTCCCACACGCCCGCGCCGTGCTCGAGTCGCTCGACCGGATGCGTGACCTGGCGACCGTGGACGACGCCGATCTGCGCGGGCGGGTGCGGCTCGGCATCTTCACGAGCATGGACATCGTCGACCTGACCGGCGTGCTGCAGCGGTTCCGGCGGCGGCACCCGCTCGTCACCGTGGAGCTCATGACCTCGCCGTCCGGCACGACCGGGCTCGTGCAGGACCTCGTCGCCGGGCGGCTCGACCTCGCGTACACGGGGCTGCCGACGGTGCCGGCGGGTGTGGTGGTCGAACCGTTGCGCGAGATGCCGTTCCGGGTCTTCACGGCGTCGGACCACCCGTTGGCGGGGCGCGTCTCGGTGTCGCTCGCCGAGCTCGCGGACGAACCCTTCGTCGACACGGCGCACGGGTTCGGCAACCGGATCATCCTGGACGGCGCACTCGAGCGGCTCGGGATCCGGCGGCGGATCGTCGCCGAGATGAACGACATGCCCGCGGTGATCCGGTTCGCCTCGGCGGGGCTCGGCGTCGGCGTCGTGCCCGACTCCGGGGTGCGGCACGACGGCGCGGTCCTCGAGCTCGAGGACGCGGTCGAGCCGCTCCGCATCGGCCTGGCGATCCGCACGAGTCCGGAGCCGAACCGTGCCGTCCGGACGCTCGCGCGCGACCTCGTCGCGGCGCGCGTCGTGTGA
- a CDS encoding glycoside hydrolase family 13 protein, with translation MSTLRTPASTPRTTNPDWWRDAVVYQVYPRSFADSNADGLGDVAGITSRVPYLAALGVDALWLSPFFPSPLADGGYDVADYRAVDPRLGSLEDLDALLRAAHEHDLRVIVDIVPNHTSDEHEWFRAALASAPGSPERARYVFRDGSGPAGELPPSDWVSNFGGSAWTRVPDGQWYLHLFAPEQPDLDWSNPSVRADFEDTLRFWSDRGVDGFRVDVAHGLAKDLSTPYRASNEHALPLDGSDPLYDRDEVHEVFASWRTVLDEYDPPRAAVAEAWAPAPRRVLYARPTELGQAFNFDLLEAPFEAAAFRSIIERNLAASEQSGASSTWVLSNHDVVRHASRYGLPDGTDTDAWLLTDGTTPELDRERGLRRARAATLLMLALPGSSYVYQGEELGLHEAAAIPRDQLQDPKWLRSGHTVKGRDGCRVPIPWTTSGPSFGFGDVAPLLPQPADFGSSSVQAEDGDPASTLTLYRAALDARRRLQQGEELTWLESDAGASGASGADVVAFARHDGWRSVTNLGTTPVPLPPGDVVVASGPLGDAAGVLPGETTVWLA, from the coding sequence GTGAGCACGCTTCGGACGCCGGCCAGCACGCCCCGCACGACGAACCCGGACTGGTGGCGCGATGCCGTCGTCTACCAGGTCTACCCACGCAGCTTCGCGGACTCGAACGCCGACGGCCTGGGCGACGTCGCGGGCATCACCAGCCGCGTGCCCTACCTGGCGGCGCTCGGCGTCGACGCCCTCTGGCTCTCGCCGTTCTTCCCGTCGCCCCTCGCCGACGGCGGGTACGACGTGGCCGACTACCGGGCGGTCGATCCGCGACTCGGCTCGCTCGAGGACCTGGACGCCCTGCTCCGGGCCGCGCACGAGCACGACCTGCGGGTGATCGTCGACATCGTGCCGAACCACACCTCGGACGAGCACGAGTGGTTCCGGGCGGCACTCGCGTCCGCGCCGGGCTCGCCGGAACGGGCGCGGTACGTGTTCCGCGACGGAAGCGGTCCCGCCGGGGAGCTGCCGCCGAGCGACTGGGTGTCGAACTTCGGCGGGAGCGCCTGGACGAGGGTCCCCGACGGCCAGTGGTACCTGCACCTCTTCGCGCCCGAGCAGCCCGACCTGGACTGGTCGAACCCGTCCGTCCGTGCGGATTTCGAGGACACGCTGCGCTTCTGGTCGGACCGCGGGGTCGACGGCTTCCGGGTCGACGTCGCACACGGCCTGGCGAAGGACCTGTCGACGCCGTACCGGGCATCGAACGAGCACGCGCTGCCGCTCGACGGCTCCGACCCGCTGTACGACCGCGACGAGGTGCACGAGGTCTTCGCGTCCTGGCGCACCGTGCTCGACGAGTACGACCCGCCCCGGGCCGCGGTCGCCGAGGCCTGGGCGCCCGCACCGCGACGCGTCCTGTACGCCCGTCCCACCGAACTCGGGCAGGCGTTCAACTTCGACCTGCTCGAGGCGCCGTTCGAGGCCGCTGCGTTCCGGAGCATCATCGAGCGGAACCTGGCGGCGTCCGAGCAGTCCGGGGCCTCGAGCACCTGGGTGCTGTCGAACCACGACGTCGTGCGGCACGCCAGCCGCTACGGCCTGCCGGACGGCACCGACACCGATGCGTGGCTGCTGACGGACGGCACCACGCCCGAGCTCGACCGGGAGCGCGGCCTGCGCCGAGCCCGCGCCGCGACCCTGCTGATGCTCGCGCTGCCCGGGTCGTCGTACGTCTACCAGGGCGAGGAACTCGGCCTGCACGAAGCCGCCGCGATCCCGCGTGACCAGTTGCAGGACCCGAAGTGGCTCCGCTCCGGACACACCGTCAAGGGCCGGGACGGGTGCCGCGTGCCGATCCCGTGGACGACCTCCGGGCCGTCGTTCGGCTTCGGGGACGTCGCGCCCCTGCTGCCGCAACCGGCTGACTTCGGGTCGTCGTCGGTGCAGGCGGAGGACGGGGATCCCGCGTCCACCCTGACGCTGTACCGGGCAGCGCTGGACGCGCGTCGCCGGTTGCAGCAGGGCGAGGAGCTCACCTGGCTCGAGTCCGACGCGGGCGCGTCCGGCGCGTCCGGCGCGGACGTGGTCGCGTTCGCGCGACACGACGGGTGGCGGTCGGTCACGAACCTCGGCACGACGCCGGTGCCGCTGCCGCCGGGGGACGTCGTGGTCGCGTCCGGGCCGCTCGGTGATGCGGCCGGCGTGCTGCCGGGCGAGACGACGGTCTGGCTGGCCTGA
- a CDS encoding MFS transporter — translation MSTVTDTPTGALPATASAPASERVPAPRGRRAHTRRRHGFGFWAVAFAFLSVMAFATVPAPLYVIYQARDGFPTFTTTIIFAAYGVGVVGSLYLAGHLSDVHGRKPLILVSIALELVAAVLFLVWNDVTGLIVARLVTGLGVGTLTATATAHLGELRVRATGSSDSAKGASVAAGAVNLGGLSLGALVGGALAEFVGAPLMVPYVVFVVALTVAFVLVLVVPETVARTETRVPYRPQRMQAPEGKAAAFWAAGAAAFAALAVQGLFTSVAPTFLGTTFHVTDRLAAGATTFGVFAASAVSQIVFARLTQRTQIRLGMVLLVGGLAVLAVAAVLLQVAGFIGGGVVAGAGVGLLFRASIASAGALVGPERRGGVLAATFLIAYAGLTVPVVAVGAALLVIPTLPVLIGYVVLVAVLAVIAGTRLATRA, via the coding sequence ATGTCAACCGTGACCGACACCCCGACGGGCGCTCTCCCCGCCACCGCCAGCGCTCCCGCGAGCGAGCGTGTCCCGGCCCCGCGTGGCCGTCGCGCGCACACCCGTCGGCGCCACGGCTTCGGCTTCTGGGCCGTCGCCTTCGCGTTCCTGTCGGTGATGGCTTTCGCGACCGTCCCCGCACCGCTGTACGTCATCTACCAGGCACGCGACGGCTTCCCGACGTTCACCACCACGATCATCTTCGCCGCGTACGGCGTCGGGGTCGTCGGGTCCCTCTACCTGGCAGGACACCTCAGCGACGTGCACGGGCGGAAGCCGCTCATCCTGGTGTCGATCGCGCTCGAACTCGTCGCCGCCGTGTTGTTCCTGGTCTGGAACGACGTCACCGGCCTGATCGTCGCGCGTCTCGTGACCGGTCTCGGCGTCGGCACGCTCACCGCCACGGCGACCGCCCACCTCGGTGAGCTGCGGGTCCGTGCGACCGGATCGTCCGACTCGGCGAAGGGCGCGAGCGTCGCCGCCGGTGCCGTGAACCTCGGCGGGCTGTCGCTCGGCGCCCTCGTCGGGGGTGCGCTCGCCGAGTTCGTCGGAGCGCCGCTCATGGTGCCGTACGTCGTGTTCGTCGTCGCGCTGACCGTGGCCTTCGTGCTCGTCCTCGTCGTGCCGGAGACCGTCGCCCGCACCGAGACCCGCGTGCCCTACCGCCCGCAGCGCATGCAGGCGCCGGAGGGCAAGGCCGCCGCGTTCTGGGCGGCCGGTGCCGCGGCGTTCGCGGCCCTCGCGGTCCAGGGGCTCTTCACCTCGGTCGCCCCGACGTTCCTCGGCACCACCTTCCACGTCACCGACCGACTGGCGGCCGGTGCGACGACCTTCGGGGTGTTCGCCGCGAGTGCCGTCTCGCAGATCGTGTTCGCCCGACTGACGCAGCGCACGCAGATCCGACTCGGCATGGTGCTCCTGGTCGGCGGCCTGGCGGTGCTCGCCGTCGCCGCGGTCCTGCTGCAGGTCGCCGGCTTCATCGGCGGTGGCGTCGTGGCGGGCGCCGGGGTCGGGCTGCTCTTCCGGGCCAGCATCGCGAGCGCCGGAGCCCTGGTCGGTCCCGAGCGTCGGGGCGGGGTGCTCGCGGCCACGTTCCTCATCGCGTACGCCGGGCTGACGGTGCCGGTCGTGGCCGTCGGGGCGGCGCTCCTGGTGATCCCGACCCTGCCCGTCCTGATCGGGTACGTGGTGCTCGTCGCCGTCCTGGCCGTCATCGCCGGCACCCGACTGGCCACGCGCGCCTGA
- a CDS encoding NAD(P)H-dependent oxidoreductase — protein sequence MTNVLALVGSLRADSINRKLAEAAAHHAPEGIEVTTFDGIVDLPFYNEDIDGDTPPAAAVAFRDAIAAADAVLLVTPEYNGTIPAVLKNALDWASRPFGASPLSGKPLAAIGSAFGQYGGVWAHDDARKVAGIAGAKVLEDVKVAIPQSVVRFAETHPREDAEVTSLVQGALNALADASTEQAAA from the coding sequence ATGACGAACGTCCTCGCACTCGTCGGCAGCCTCCGCGCCGACTCCATCAACCGCAAGCTCGCCGAGGCCGCGGCGCACCACGCGCCGGAGGGCATCGAGGTCACCACGTTCGACGGCATCGTCGACCTGCCGTTCTACAACGAGGACATCGACGGCGACACCCCGCCGGCCGCCGCCGTCGCCTTCCGCGACGCGATCGCCGCCGCGGACGCCGTCCTGCTCGTCACCCCCGAGTACAACGGCACGATCCCGGCCGTGCTGAAGAACGCCCTCGACTGGGCATCGCGTCCGTTCGGCGCCTCGCCGCTGTCCGGCAAGCCGCTCGCCGCCATCGGTTCCGCGTTCGGGCAGTACGGCGGCGTGTGGGCCCACGACGACGCCCGCAAGGTCGCCGGCATCGCCGGTGCGAAGGTCCTCGAGGACGTCAAGGTCGCGATCCCGCAGTCGGTCGTCCGCTTCGCGGAGACCCACCCGCGCGAGGACGCCGAGGTCACCTCGCTCGTCCAGGGCGCGCTGAACGCACTCGCCGACGCCTCGACCGAGCAGGCCGCCGCGTAG
- a CDS encoding sigma-70 family RNA polymerase sigma factor — MTTGTDTDEGLVRAIAQGDTGALARVFDRYAATLTRYAWALVDDRSDVEEIVQDTFLTLWQRAVTLELPADTVLPWLLVVCRNHAFNTGRKQARRRADELPEHLAAPTDQDEARDLLRWVRDEIAALPATDRRICELCLLEGYSYAEAAEMLGLSVGAVTQRVSRSRRRLKKVVTHDEH; from the coding sequence GTGACGACCGGCACCGACACGGACGAAGGACTCGTTCGTGCGATCGCGCAGGGGGACACCGGTGCGCTCGCACGGGTGTTCGACCGCTACGCCGCCACGCTCACCCGGTACGCCTGGGCCCTCGTCGACGACCGGTCCGACGTCGAGGAGATCGTGCAGGACACGTTCCTCACGCTCTGGCAGCGGGCGGTGACGCTCGAGCTCCCGGCGGACACCGTGCTGCCGTGGCTGCTCGTCGTCTGCCGGAACCACGCCTTCAACACCGGCCGGAAGCAGGCGCGTCGGCGCGCTGACGAACTGCCCGAACACCTGGCCGCTCCCACCGACCAGGACGAGGCCCGTGACCTCCTGCGCTGGGTCCGCGACGAGATCGCCGCACTCCCCGCCACCGACCGCCGCATCTGCGAGCTCTGCCTGCTCGAGGGGTACTCGTACGCCGAGGCCGCCGAGATGCTCGGACTCAGTGTCGGAGCGGTCACGCAGCGGGTCTCCCGCAGCCGACGCCGACTCAAGAAGGTGGTGACGCACGATGAACACTGA
- a CDS encoding DUF1731 domain-containing protein — protein sequence MSDQKGRVVIAGASGFVGQYLRDAFAEEGYQVVTVGRTGDAVWGNTLRIRELVDGAALVVNMAGKSVNCRYGRRNRAEIMRSRVDTTLELAEAIRAAEHPPPLWLNASTATIYRHADDRPQDELTGELGEGFSVSVARAWEDAFFGADLPSTRRVALRMAIVFGDGSALVPLLRLAQTGLGGPQYDGAWVPTRSRLRAGTYHHHRPTRGRQRFSWVHIADVLGSIRFVRDHPELEGPVNVSSPNPSDNRTVMATIRDAVGRRFGLPTPRWMLEVGSFAIRTETELVLKSRWVVPTRLTQAGYEFRYPHLRGALAGIIAERRQHRG from the coding sequence ATGAGCGACCAGAAGGGCCGCGTCGTGATCGCGGGCGCGAGCGGCTTCGTGGGGCAGTACCTGCGGGACGCCTTCGCCGAAGAGGGCTACCAGGTCGTCACGGTCGGCCGGACGGGCGACGCGGTGTGGGGCAACACCCTGCGCATCCGCGAGCTCGTCGACGGTGCAGCCCTCGTCGTGAACATGGCGGGCAAGAGCGTCAACTGCCGGTACGGCCGACGCAACCGCGCCGAGATCATGCGCTCCCGCGTGGACACCACGCTCGAGCTCGCCGAGGCCATCCGCGCCGCCGAGCACCCGCCGCCGCTGTGGCTGAACGCCTCGACCGCGACGATCTACCGGCACGCCGACGACCGCCCCCAGGACGAACTGACCGGCGAGCTCGGCGAGGGCTTCTCGGTCTCCGTGGCGCGCGCGTGGGAGGACGCGTTCTTCGGCGCCGACCTGCCGTCGACCCGTCGGGTGGCACTCCGGATGGCGATCGTGTTCGGCGACGGCAGCGCGCTCGTGCCGCTCCTCCGGCTGGCGCAGACGGGCCTCGGTGGGCCGCAGTACGACGGCGCCTGGGTGCCGACGCGTTCTCGGCTGCGGGCGGGGACGTACCACCACCACCGACCGACCCGCGGTCGACAGCGGTTCAGCTGGGTGCACATCGCCGACGTCCTCGGTTCGATCCGGTTCGTCCGCGACCACCCGGAGCTCGAGGGGCCGGTGAACGTGTCGAGCCCGAACCCGTCCGACAACCGCACCGTGATGGCGACGATCCGCGACGCCGTGGGCCGCAGGTTCGGACTGCCGACGCCACGGTGGATGCTCGAGGTCGGGTCCTTCGCGATCCGCACCGAGACCGAACTGGTGCTCAAGAGCCGATGGGTGGTGCCGACGCGGTTGACCCAGGCGGGTTACGAGTTCCGGTACCCGCACCTGCGGGGTGCGCTCGCCGGGATCATCGCGGAGCGTCGCCAGCACCGGGGCTGA
- a CDS encoding DUF11 domain-containing protein yields MTEPTAPPSVPRPLRSRLARRLAATCTALTALAVLAAPTILPSGSSAATLDFPYVNQFSSASGGALHGDAAVSGGRLRLTEDVRNQAGAWSTNDTFPSDTGLEIEFTYAMHTAKDDPGADGLLLYLADGAAAQGVGSFGAGLGYACRKEATEGGGRLCDLPGVPGGFAGIAIDHYGNFSSRINASGPGAQPDHVVVRGSGNGIEGYRYVAGAPAPGGTVTNGATPRKVRITLLPGDAGELSMTVRLQVGSTMRTVLDAVPLHGDDQTPLPSTLRLGFAGATGSHVNNHEVDALRVWKPADLSVEHDLPATAVAGEPVRYTVTARNPGPNAADPSPLQVDVPDGVQDATWTCEAVTGSGCATPSGQGDVATDLDLPRGGSAVVTVEGRIADGVEGALESVATIAPPTSLSDTNESDNTSRASTTVAVPPVVAHVETDKTVSPSTVEPGDEVEYTVTARNRGPSVAQQVGAVDDLPEAMRFVGSDDGCTAEGQRVTCRSDVALTVGEAHDFRLRAVLDPEYQGDGSDVVNVATATSPTDPDGGDPSTEVAIVVEQDDEGPASSPSPAPVPDDDEASVPDAPRRDDGDGDRDPRGPVADAGPQAARGALAYTGVDDLGLLAALAAVGVAAGSTCWWLARRRGRRSVVTDEQRRS; encoded by the coding sequence ATGACAGAACCCACTGCTCCACCATCCGTCCCACGTCCGCTCCGGTCGCGGCTTGCCCGTCGCCTCGCCGCGACGTGCACCGCGCTGACCGCGCTCGCCGTGCTCGCGGCACCGACGATCCTGCCCTCGGGGTCGAGTGCGGCGACGCTCGACTTCCCCTACGTCAACCAGTTCTCCAGCGCGTCCGGCGGTGCCCTGCACGGTGACGCGGCGGTCTCCGGCGGGCGACTCCGGCTGACCGAGGACGTCCGCAACCAGGCCGGCGCCTGGTCGACGAACGACACGTTCCCCTCGGACACGGGGCTCGAGATCGAGTTCACGTACGCGATGCACACCGCGAAGGACGACCCCGGGGCCGACGGCCTGCTGCTCTACCTCGCCGACGGCGCGGCGGCACAGGGCGTGGGGTCGTTCGGTGCCGGACTCGGGTACGCCTGCCGCAAGGAAGCCACCGAGGGCGGCGGGCGGCTGTGCGACCTGCCGGGGGTGCCCGGTGGCTTCGCGGGGATCGCGATCGACCACTACGGCAACTTCTCGTCGCGCATCAACGCCTCCGGGCCGGGAGCCCAGCCGGACCACGTCGTCGTCCGCGGCTCCGGCAACGGGATCGAGGGCTACCGGTACGTCGCCGGGGCTCCCGCCCCCGGCGGTACGGTGACGAACGGGGCGACGCCGCGGAAGGTCCGCATCACGCTGCTGCCGGGCGACGCCGGCGAGCTCTCGATGACCGTCCGGCTGCAGGTCGGCTCGACGATGCGCACCGTGCTCGACGCGGTCCCGCTGCACGGGGACGACCAGACGCCGCTGCCGAGCACCCTCCGCCTCGGGTTCGCCGGCGCCACCGGCAGCCACGTGAACAACCACGAGGTCGACGCCCTCAGGGTGTGGAAACCCGCCGACCTGTCCGTCGAGCACGACCTGCCCGCCACCGCCGTCGCCGGGGAACCCGTCCGGTACACCGTCACGGCGCGCAACCCCGGACCGAACGCCGCCGACCCCAGCCCGCTGCAGGTGGACGTCCCCGACGGTGTCCAGGACGCCACGTGGACGTGCGAGGCGGTGACGGGTTCCGGCTGCGCCACCCCGTCCGGGCAGGGCGACGTGGCGACCGACCTCGACCTGCCCCGCGGTGGTTCGGCGGTGGTGACGGTCGAAGGGCGGATCGCCGACGGGGTCGAGGGGGCGCTCGAGAGCGTCGCCACCATCGCGCCACCCACGTCGCTGTCCGACACGAACGAGTCCGACAACACCTCGCGGGCGAGCACGACCGTCGCCGTGCCGCCGGTCGTCGCACACGTCGAGACGGACAAGACGGTGTCGCCGTCCACCGTCGAGCCCGGCGACGAGGTGGAGTACACCGTGACCGCACGGAACCGCGGACCGTCGGTCGCCCAGCAGGTCGGCGCGGTGGACGACCTGCCCGAGGCGATGCGGTTCGTCGGGTCCGACGACGGCTGCACGGCCGAGGGGCAGCGGGTGACCTGCCGGTCCGACGTGGCGCTCACCGTGGGGGAGGCCCACGACTTCCGGCTCCGTGCCGTCCTCGACCCGGAGTACCAGGGGGACGGCTCCGACGTGGTGAACGTGGCCACGGCGACCTCCCCGACGGACCCGGACGGCGGCGACCCGTCGACCGAGGTCGCGATCGTCGTGGAGCAGGACGACGAGGGTCCCGCGTCGAGCCCGTCCCCGGCACCCGTACCCGACGACGACGAGGCATCGGTGCCGGATGCGCCCCGCCGCGACGACGGCGACGGCGACCGGGATCCCCGTGGCCCGGTCGCCGACGCGGGACCGCAGGCCGCACGGGGCGCCCTCGCCTACACCGGCGTCGACGACCTCGGGCTGCTCGCCGCGCTCGCCGCGGTGGGCGTCGCGGCCGGTTCGACGTGCTGGTGGCTCGCTCGTCGGCGTGGACGGCGGTCGGTGGTGACGGACGAGCAGCGGCGGTCCTGA